A genomic window from Pseudocitrobacter corydidari includes:
- a CDS encoding GntR family transcriptional regulator, which translates to MAAKYLSIAQEIKQRIQSQRYPATEPLPDQLALAAEFNTSRMTIQQAMRQLIVEGIIYARQGQGTFVRKNFRQLSQWDVAGSDYFGATETWRHLGEVTSQVIAFEVRFPNEKEQASLLMSADAPVYDFIRLRLVNGEPISLDMTVMPVALVPGLNKSHLESSVFRYVRETLGLKMMGSYRVVRACKPDARDREYLNCDETDPVLELEQVIYLEDGTPLEYAHCHYRYDHGGFVMVNNG; encoded by the coding sequence ATGGCGGCGAAGTACCTCTCCATCGCACAGGAAATTAAGCAGCGTATTCAGAGCCAGCGTTATCCGGCGACGGAGCCGCTGCCCGATCAGCTGGCGCTGGCGGCTGAATTCAACACCAGCCGCATGACCATTCAGCAGGCGATGCGCCAGCTGATTGTTGAAGGCATTATCTACGCGCGTCAGGGGCAGGGGACGTTTGTGCGTAAAAACTTCCGCCAGCTTTCGCAGTGGGATGTCGCGGGCAGCGACTACTTCGGCGCAACGGAAACCTGGCGGCACCTCGGCGAGGTGACAAGCCAGGTGATTGCCTTTGAGGTGCGCTTCCCGAATGAAAAAGAGCAAGCCTCGCTGCTGATGAGTGCCGATGCGCCGGTCTATGATTTTATTCGCTTGCGTTTAGTGAACGGTGAACCGATTTCGCTGGATATGACGGTGATGCCGGTTGCGCTGGTGCCGGGGCTCAATAAATCACATCTGGAAAGTTCGGTATTCCGCTACGTGCGCGAGACGCTGGGCTTGAAGATGATGGGCTCTTATCGCGTGGTGCGAGCCTGTAAGCCGGATGCTCGCGACAGAGAGTATCTCAACTGCGACGAGACCGATCCGGTGCTGGAGCTGGAGCAGGTTATTTATCTGGAAGACGGTACGCCGCTGGAGTATGCGCACTGCCATTATCGCTATGACCACGGCGGGTTTGTGATGGTGAATAATGGGTGA
- a CDS encoding glycoside hydrolase family 1 protein, with protein MMNTLPANFLWGNSVSSMQTEGAWNEGGKGMSVYDIREPKENASDWKVATDSYHRFEEDFDLMQDLGMNCYRFQIAWSRVCPDGDGEFNEEGIAFYQRFIDGLMARGIAPMICLYHFDMPLALAEKYNGFTDRRVMDAFIRYGKKMIDCFGDQVTWWLTFNEQNLYHMPEAFLISGYMQGEKTLRELYQIQHHVMMAHAHLTHYLHETKPGKLMGGMLAHAQVYPATCKPRDVFCARQLDEFFNQNLLRAFAGQGYSPEVMAFVEREGLRDIYREEDLAALATLKNDYMAFSYYASRTLSSDPIPQGTAVNNYMLFGDTPNPHLKATEWNWQIDPLGFRSIITRYYNDWRLPVFPIENGIGVIESWDGETPVADDYRIAYHRDHINAMKEAIFEDGAQVIGYLGWGLIDILSSQGDMRKRYGVVYVNRENHDLKDLRRVPKKSYAWLKRVIHSNGEEM; from the coding sequence ATGATGAATACACTGCCAGCTAATTTTCTTTGGGGAAACTCTGTTTCCAGCATGCAAACTGAAGGCGCATGGAATGAGGGCGGGAAGGGGATGTCGGTGTATGACATTCGCGAGCCGAAAGAGAACGCCTCTGACTGGAAGGTTGCCACCGATAGCTACCATCGCTTCGAAGAAGATTTTGATTTAATGCAGGATTTGGGCATGAACTGCTATCGCTTCCAGATCGCCTGGAGCCGCGTTTGCCCGGACGGCGACGGTGAGTTTAATGAAGAAGGTATCGCGTTTTATCAACGCTTTATCGATGGGCTTATGGCGCGCGGCATCGCGCCGATGATTTGCCTCTATCACTTCGACATGCCGCTGGCGCTGGCGGAAAAATACAACGGCTTTACCGATCGTCGGGTGATGGACGCATTCATCCGCTACGGCAAAAAAATGATCGACTGCTTTGGCGACCAGGTGACCTGGTGGCTCACCTTCAATGAACAGAACCTTTACCATATGCCGGAAGCGTTTTTGATTTCCGGTTATATGCAGGGTGAGAAAACGTTGCGCGAGCTTTACCAGATTCAGCACCACGTGATGATGGCGCACGCGCATCTCACGCACTATCTGCATGAAACCAAACCCGGAAAACTGATGGGCGGCATGTTGGCGCACGCCCAGGTGTACCCGGCAACCTGCAAACCGCGCGATGTGTTCTGCGCCCGTCAACTCGACGAATTCTTCAACCAGAATCTGCTACGCGCGTTTGCGGGGCAGGGCTACAGCCCGGAAGTGATGGCGTTTGTCGAACGCGAAGGTCTGCGTGATATCTATCGCGAGGAAGACCTCGCCGCGCTTGCGACGCTCAAAAATGATTATATGGCCTTCAGTTACTACGCCAGCCGTACGCTGAGCAGCGATCCCATCCCGCAAGGTACTGCCGTCAATAACTATATGCTGTTTGGCGATACGCCCAACCCACACCTCAAAGCCACTGAATGGAACTGGCAAATCGATCCGCTTGGGTTCCGCAGCATCATTACGCGATACTATAACGACTGGCGTCTGCCGGTCTTCCCGATAGAGAACGGCATCGGGGTGATTGAATCCTGGGACGGCGAAACGCCCGTCGCCGATGATTACCGCATCGCCTATCATCGCGACCACATCAATGCTATGAAAGAGGCCATTTTTGAGGATGGCGCACAGGTGATAGGCTATCTGGGCTGGGGGTTAATTGATATTCTCAGCTCCCAGGGCGACATGCGTAAGCGTTATGGCGTGGTGTATGTGAACCGGGAAAACCATGATTTGAAAGATTTGCGCCGCGTGCCGAAGAAAAGCTACGCGTGGTTGAAGCGGGTGATTCACAGCAACGGCGAAGAGATGTAA
- a CDS encoding anion transporter, producing the protein MTPPFIRSLARDRFLHLLLLIGVILTFLVPFAPARWPAAIDWHTIITLSGLMLLTKGVEQSGYFDVLGRKMARRFVTERQLAIFMVLAAALLSTFLTNDVALFIIVPLTLTLKKWCAIPVNRLIIFEALAVNAGSLLTPIGNPQNILLWGRSGLSFPAFTLQMLPLALAMMATLLVLCWCCFPAKKLQFQSSDATPSWRPKLVWCCLAFYLVFLAALEMKLELWGLVCVAVGFLLLERRVVYSVDWTLLLVFMAMFIDVHLLTQLPALQHSLHGVGQLSDGSLWLTAIGLSQVISNVPSTILLLNYVPPSVLLAWAVNVGGFGLLPGSLANLIALRMANDRRIWWRFHLYSLPMLLWAALTGYGLLHLLGHL; encoded by the coding sequence ATGACACCTCCTTTTATTCGGTCGCTGGCGCGCGATCGTTTTCTGCATCTGTTGCTGCTCATCGGCGTCATCCTCACTTTTCTGGTTCCGTTTGCGCCGGCGCGTTGGCCCGCAGCGATTGACTGGCACACCATCATCACCCTGAGCGGTTTAATGCTGCTCACCAAAGGCGTTGAACAGAGCGGCTATTTTGATGTGCTCGGGCGTAAGATGGCGCGGCGTTTCGTTACCGAACGACAGCTGGCTATCTTTATGGTGCTGGCAGCGGCGCTGCTATCGACCTTTCTGACCAACGATGTGGCGCTGTTTATCATTGTGCCGCTCACCCTGACGCTAAAAAAATGGTGCGCCATTCCGGTTAACCGGTTGATTATTTTCGAGGCCCTGGCGGTGAACGCCGGTTCACTGCTGACGCCCATCGGCAACCCGCAGAATATTTTGCTGTGGGGCCGATCCGGCCTGAGCTTCCCGGCCTTTACGTTGCAAATGTTGCCGCTGGCGCTGGCGATGATGGCGACGCTGCTCGTGCTGTGCTGGTGCTGTTTCCCGGCGAAAAAACTGCAATTTCAAAGCAGCGATGCCACACCGTCATGGCGGCCAAAGCTGGTGTGGTGCTGCCTGGCCTTCTATCTGGTTTTTCTCGCGGCGCTGGAGATGAAGCTCGAACTATGGGGGCTTGTGTGCGTGGCCGTGGGCTTCCTGCTGCTGGAGCGGCGTGTGGTTTATAGCGTCGACTGGACCCTGCTGCTGGTCTTTATGGCGATGTTTATTGATGTGCATCTGCTGACGCAACTGCCGGCATTGCAGCATTCGCTGCATGGCGTCGGGCAACTGTCGGACGGTTCTTTGTGGCTTACGGCGATCGGCCTCTCGCAGGTGATCAGCAACGTGCCGTCAACGATTTTGCTGCTGAACTATGTGCCGCCTTCTGTTCTGCTCGCCTGGGCGGTGAACGTCGGCGGTTTTGGCCTGTTGCCCGGATCGCTTGCCAACCTGATTGCGCTACGTATGGCGAACGATCGCCGTATCTGGTGGCGCTTCCATCTCTATTCTCTGCCCATGCTGCTGTGGGCGGCGTTGACAGGTTACGGCCTGCTGCATCTCCTCGGTCACCTTTAA
- the mntR gene encoding manganese-binding transcriptional regulator MntR translates to MNRRAGKPTTKKVTQLVNVEEHVEGFRQVREAHRRELIDDYVELISDLIREVGEARQVDMAARLGVSQPTVAKMLKRLAGVGLIEQIPWRGVFLTPEGEKLAQESRERHQVVESFLLALGVSQDTARRDAEGIEHHVSEETLDMFRQFTQKHGQYVE, encoded by the coding sequence ATGAACCGCCGCGCAGGTAAGCCAACAACAAAAAAAGTGACGCAGCTGGTGAATGTGGAAGAACACGTTGAAGGCTTCCGTCAGGTGCGGGAAGCGCATCGCCGCGAGCTGATTGATGACTATGTTGAGCTGATTTCCGATTTGATCCGCGAAGTGGGCGAGGCGCGTCAGGTGGATATGGCCGCGCGGCTCGGCGTGTCACAGCCAACTGTCGCGAAAATGTTAAAACGTTTGGCAGGCGTGGGACTTATCGAGCAGATCCCGTGGCGCGGCGTTTTCTTAACGCCTGAAGGCGAGAAGCTGGCTCAGGAGAGCCGCGAGCGTCATCAGGTCGTCGAGAGCTTTTTACTCGCGCTGGGCGTCAGCCAGGACACCGCCCGCCGTGATGCCGAAGGCATTGAACACCATGTCAGCGAAGAGACGCTGGACATGTTCCGCCAGTTTACCCAAAAACATGGGCAGTACGTTGAATGA